Proteins from one Ahaetulla prasina isolate Xishuangbanna chromosome 2, ASM2864084v1, whole genome shotgun sequence genomic window:
- the C9orf72 gene encoding guanine nucleotide exchange factor C9orf72 homolog isoform X2, whose translation MEGAERVEDQGQSIIPMLTGEVIPVMELLSSMKSHSVPDEIDICDTVLSDDDIGDSCHESFLLKAISSHLQTCGCSVVIGSSAEKVNKIVQTLCLFLTPAERKCSRLCRNETSFKYESGLFVQGLLKDVTGSFVLPFRQVMYAPYPTTHIDVDVNTVKQMPPCHEHIYNQRRYMRSELTAFWRATLDEEMPLDTIIYTDESFTPDLNVFQDVQHQDTLVKAFLDQVFHLKPGLSLRSVFLAQFLLVLHRKALTLIKYIEDDTQKGKKPFKSLRNLKIDLDLTAEGDLNIIMAFAEKLKPGLHSFLFGQPFYTSVQEHDVLMSF comes from the exons ATGGAAGGTGCAGAAAGAGTGGAAGATCAA GGCCAGAGTATCATTCCAATGCTGACAGGGGAGGTCATTCCTGTGATGGAACTCCTATCATCTATGAAATCACACAGTGTTCCAGACGAAATAGAT ATATGTGATACCGTGCTTAGTGATGATGACATTGGTGACAGTTGTCACGAAAGTTTCTTACTTAA AGCCATAAGTTCACATCTGCAAACCTGTGGTTGCTCAGTTGTTATAGGAAGCAGCGCAGAAAAAGTTAATAAG ataGTACAGACACTGTGCCTCTTTCTCACTCCAGCCGAGAGAAAATGTTCTCGCCTTtgtagaaatgaaacatcttttaAGTACGAGTCAGGTCTATTTGTGCAAGGGTTACTGAAG GATGTGACTGGAAGCTTTGTGTTGCCTTTCCGTCAAGTGATGTATGCCCCGTACCCTACCACACACATAGATGTAGATGTTAACACAGTGAAACAGATGCCTCCATGTCATGAACATATTTACAATCAACGACGCTACATGAGATCTGAACTAACAGCATTTTGGAGAGCTACTTTGGATGAAGAAATGCCTCTAGACACCATCATCTATACGGATGAAAGTTTTACTCCTGACTT GAATGTTTTCCAAGATGTTCAGCACCAAGATACTTTAGTAAAAGCTTTCTTAGATCAG GTCTTTCATTTGAAACCTGGATTGTCTCTAAGGAGTGTATTTCTTGCACAGTTCCTCTTAGTCCTTCACAGAAAAGCCTTAACTCTCATCAAATACATCGAAGATGATAC ACAAAAAGGCAAAAAGCCTTTTAAATCCCTTCGTAACTTGAAAATAGACCTGGACTTAACGGCAGAGGGCGATCTTAACATAATAATGGCTTTTGCCGAAAAGCTCAAACCTGGTTTACATTCGTTTCTTTttggtcaacctttttataccagcGTGCAAGAACACGATGTCCTCATGTCATTTTAA
- the C9orf72 gene encoding guanine nucleotide exchange factor C9orf72 homolog isoform X1, whose amino-acid sequence MSALCPPPSPAVAKTEIALSGESPLLAATFAYWDNILGPRVRHIWAPKTEQQLLSDGEITFLANHTLNGEILRNAESGAIDVKFFVLSEKGVIIVSLIFDGNWNGDRSTYGLSIILPQSELSFYLPLHRVCVDRLTHIIRKGRIWMHKERQEHFQKSIMEGAERVEDQGQSIIPMLTGEVIPVMELLSSMKSHSVPDEIDICDTVLSDDDIGDSCHESFLLKAISSHLQTCGCSVVIGSSAEKVNKIVQTLCLFLTPAERKCSRLCRNETSFKYESGLFVQGLLKDVTGSFVLPFRQVMYAPYPTTHIDVDVNTVKQMPPCHEHIYNQRRYMRSELTAFWRATLDEEMPLDTIIYTDESFTPDLNVFQDVQHQDTLVKAFLDQVFHLKPGLSLRSVFLAQFLLVLHRKALTLIKYIEDDTQKGKKPFKSLRNLKIDLDLTAEGDLNIIMAFAEKLKPGLHSFLFGQPFYTSVQEHDVLMSF is encoded by the exons ATGTCTGCTCtctgtcctcctccttctcctgctgTTGCCAAGACAGAAATTGCACTAAGTGGAGAATCACCATTACTAGCTGCTACATTTGCATATTGGGATAATATTCTTGGTCCCAGAGTCAGACATATTTGGGCTCCAAAAACAGAGCAACAGCTTCTCAGTGATGGAGAAATAACATTTCTTGCGAATCATACTCTCAATGGAGAAATACTTCGAAATGCAGAGAGTGGTGCAATAGATGTgaagttttttgttttatctGAGAAAGGGGTCATTATTGTGTCCTTAATTTTTGATGGAAATTGGAATGGAGACCGAAGTACATATGGATTATCAATAATACTTCCACAGAGTGAGCTTAGTTTCTACCTTCCCTTGCATAGAGTGTGTGTTGACAGATTGACACACATTATAAGGAAAGGAAGAATATGGATGCATAAG GAAAGACAAGAACATTTCCAGAAGTCTATTATGGAAGGTGCAGAAAGAGTGGAAGATCAA GGCCAGAGTATCATTCCAATGCTGACAGGGGAGGTCATTCCTGTGATGGAACTCCTATCATCTATGAAATCACACAGTGTTCCAGACGAAATAGAT ATATGTGATACCGTGCTTAGTGATGATGACATTGGTGACAGTTGTCACGAAAGTTTCTTACTTAA AGCCATAAGTTCACATCTGCAAACCTGTGGTTGCTCAGTTGTTATAGGAAGCAGCGCAGAAAAAGTTAATAAG ataGTACAGACACTGTGCCTCTTTCTCACTCCAGCCGAGAGAAAATGTTCTCGCCTTtgtagaaatgaaacatcttttaAGTACGAGTCAGGTCTATTTGTGCAAGGGTTACTGAAG GATGTGACTGGAAGCTTTGTGTTGCCTTTCCGTCAAGTGATGTATGCCCCGTACCCTACCACACACATAGATGTAGATGTTAACACAGTGAAACAGATGCCTCCATGTCATGAACATATTTACAATCAACGACGCTACATGAGATCTGAACTAACAGCATTTTGGAGAGCTACTTTGGATGAAGAAATGCCTCTAGACACCATCATCTATACGGATGAAAGTTTTACTCCTGACTT GAATGTTTTCCAAGATGTTCAGCACCAAGATACTTTAGTAAAAGCTTTCTTAGATCAG GTCTTTCATTTGAAACCTGGATTGTCTCTAAGGAGTGTATTTCTTGCACAGTTCCTCTTAGTCCTTCACAGAAAAGCCTTAACTCTCATCAAATACATCGAAGATGATAC ACAAAAAGGCAAAAAGCCTTTTAAATCCCTTCGTAACTTGAAAATAGACCTGGACTTAACGGCAGAGGGCGATCTTAACATAATAATGGCTTTTGCCGAAAAGCTCAAACCTGGTTTACATTCGTTTCTTTttggtcaacctttttataccagcGTGCAAGAACACGATGTCCTCATGTCATTTTAA